A single window of Paenibacillus sp. SYP-B4298 DNA harbors:
- a CDS encoding sensor histidine kinase, with protein sequence MKKSHGLAVLRQKLGSRMSLFAKINLLIILLFVPVILLFSYANGVSSGVIDKELKASNIKQLSFLSSQIDSRVNQTMDFVVTFSKDPNVRKFNGLNMWDDPYDRMQTRYIIQEKMMLQSGVMSIWPVEFTVYSQQNRDAITNGKRTAVYDEAYLKRNVTGKWHYGDGEPVPSGASPAFHWLYTDSYGEQDALKGSNLVVQASFHHENIQNMLDSYKEGGQGDPFFYRSGEAPILNRTASAEMTARLVELLGNRELGDTLQQTVTLGGNSYLVSAVKSITLGWYLVDVVPLDQILGPIFSSRNLFYAAVACLITVGIVASVLLYRNVQRPIRKLVKGLQTVQRGDFSVRMAADVNNEFAFLFYRFNDMSRQIQELIDNVLNEKLRAREATLKQLQAQINPHFLYNCIGYMINMAQLKDEEAVVSMGHNLSAYYRYMTRLERPTASLQEETGLIVNYLDIQKLRNGRIHYRIEVPEAMLKQQVPRLLLQPIVENAVIHGVGQSYASGEIRITGVREGALYVLAVDDDGPGLSPERLAELNAQMKQPLGEHMGYGFWNTNQRLVHMFGGRSGLVFQHSELGGLRAELRWELPGETADRSIGTDKIIEGNHHTHAKGENSDADDYR encoded by the coding sequence ATGAAGAAAAGTCATGGACTAGCTGTCCTCAGACAAAAGCTGGGCTCGCGCATGAGTCTGTTTGCCAAAATCAATCTGCTGATCATATTGCTGTTTGTTCCGGTCATTCTGTTGTTCTCCTATGCCAATGGCGTATCATCAGGCGTCATCGACAAGGAGCTGAAGGCGTCCAACATCAAGCAATTGTCCTTCCTGTCGAGCCAGATTGATTCACGGGTCAATCAGACGATGGATTTTGTCGTGACGTTCTCTAAAGACCCGAATGTGCGCAAATTCAACGGGCTGAATATGTGGGATGATCCGTATGACCGAATGCAGACACGCTATATTATTCAAGAGAAAATGATGCTGCAGTCGGGTGTCATGAGCATCTGGCCGGTCGAGTTCACCGTCTACTCACAGCAGAATAGGGATGCCATCACCAACGGCAAGCGAACAGCCGTCTATGATGAGGCGTATCTCAAGCGCAATGTGACGGGAAAATGGCACTATGGCGACGGCGAGCCGGTGCCGTCAGGAGCGTCCCCGGCCTTTCATTGGCTCTACACCGATTCCTATGGGGAGCAGGATGCGCTCAAGGGGAGCAATCTGGTTGTGCAGGCGAGCTTCCACCATGAGAATATTCAAAATATGCTCGACTCCTACAAGGAGGGCGGGCAGGGTGATCCCTTCTTCTACCGTTCAGGCGAAGCGCCGATACTGAACCGTACCGCGAGTGCGGAGATGACAGCTCGGCTGGTCGAGCTGCTCGGCAACCGGGAGCTGGGGGATACGCTGCAGCAGACGGTGACACTTGGCGGCAATAGTTACCTCGTGAGCGCCGTGAAGTCTATTACACTCGGCTGGTATCTGGTGGATGTTGTGCCCCTTGATCAGATTCTCGGCCCGATCTTCTCCAGCCGTAATCTGTTCTACGCGGCTGTCGCCTGCCTGATCACGGTCGGTATCGTCGCCTCGGTGCTGCTCTACCGCAATGTGCAGCGGCCGATCCGCAAGCTGGTGAAGGGGCTGCAGACGGTACAGCGGGGCGATTTCTCGGTTAGGATGGCGGCCGATGTCAATAACGAGTTCGCCTTCCTGTTCTATCGCTTCAACGATATGTCGCGGCAGATTCAAGAGCTCATCGACAATGTGCTGAATGAGAAGCTGCGTGCGAGGGAGGCGACGCTCAAGCAACTGCAGGCGCAGATTAATCCGCATTTTCTGTACAATTGCATCGGTTACATGATTAACATGGCACAGCTCAAGGATGAGGAGGCGGTGGTGTCGATGGGTCATAATCTGAGCGCGTATTACCGCTATATGACCCGGCTGGAGCGCCCGACGGCCTCCCTCCAGGAGGAGACAGGCTTGATCGTCAACTACCTGGATATTCAGAAGCTGCGCAATGGTAGAATCCATTACCGGATTGAGGTGCCGGAGGCGATGCTGAAGCAGCAGGTGCCGCGCCTGCTGCTCCAGCCGATCGTAGAGAATGCTGTCATTCACGGTGTCGGGCAATCCTACGCCTCCGGCGAGATTCGGATTACGGGGGTCAGGGAGGGCGCGCTGTATGTGCTGGCAGTCGATGATGATGGGCCGGGGCTGTCGCCGGAGCGGCTTGCGGAGCTGAATGCCCAGATGAAGCAGCCGCTAGGCGAGCATATGGGCTACGGGTTCTGGAATACGAATCAGCGGCTTGTCCATATGTTTGGCGGCCGTTCGGGGCTGGTATTCCAGCATTCCGAATTAGGCGGGCTGCGAGCCGAGCTGCGCTGGGAGCTGCCAGGTGAGACGGCAGACCGCAGCATTGGAACGGACAAGATCATAGAGGGGAACCACCATACCCATGCAAAAGGAGAGAACAGCGATGCAGATGATTATCGTTGA